A DNA window from Anaerocolumna sp. AGMB13020 contains the following coding sequences:
- the lon gene encoding endopeptidase La, giving the protein MSDYSRKVPIVALRGMAVLPGMQIHFDVNRQISIEAIENAMENDQLVLLLTQKDADTEVPDQEDLYSVGTIALVKQIIKLPGSVIRVLVTGTDRAELDCIVEKTPFLVGEVKILEDDTDTASESEKKAMLRGLKDILEVYFNENPKIGKDIYKTIMRLEEVGELIDQIAINLPLTLEDKQSLLESAEVFVRYEKIMVILTEEIDIIRIRKDLQGKVKEKVDKNQKEYILREQLKLIREELGESNSAADADNYLIAAEKLKAAPEVKEKIVKEIERFKNVSGSSSEGAVVRGYIETLLSLPWDKVSEDKQDIKNAEIILNREHYGLEKVKERILEFLAVRVLTRKGESPILCLVGPPGTGKTSIANSVARALNKEYVRISLGGVRDEAEIRGHRRTYVGAMPGRIITGLKNAGVKNPLMLLDEIDKVSSDYKGDTSAALLEVLDSEQNKKFVDHYVELPVDLSEVLFIATANSLQGIAKPLLDRMEVIEVSSYTENEKFHIVKKHLLSKQITRNGLTGKQITVSDKAITKIITGYTKEAGVRNLERRLGAICRKAAKEIVSNNTEKVRVNDKNLEKFLGKQRYFFQQANEKDEIGIVRGLAWTSVGGDTLQIEVNVMPGKGKFELTGQLGDVMKESARAGISYIRSVSNEYEISVDYFDKHDIHIHIPEGAVPKDGPSAGITMATAMLSAITGKPVKADTAMTGEITLRGRVLPIGGLKEKILAAKTAHMKQVLVPFQNKKDLEEISAEILEGIDLKFVDNMAEVIKYAFA; this is encoded by the coding sequence ATGAGTGATTACAGCAGAAAAGTGCCTATTGTTGCACTTCGGGGAATGGCTGTGCTGCCAGGAATGCAAATCCATTTTGACGTAAACCGCCAGATATCCATTGAGGCTATCGAAAATGCCATGGAAAATGACCAATTGGTACTTTTGCTGACTCAAAAAGATGCAGATACGGAAGTGCCGGACCAGGAGGATTTATACTCCGTCGGCACGATAGCACTGGTTAAGCAGATAATTAAACTGCCTGGAAGTGTTATTCGTGTACTGGTTACCGGAACAGATAGAGCAGAATTAGATTGTATAGTAGAGAAAACTCCTTTTTTAGTAGGTGAAGTGAAAATACTGGAAGATGATACGGATACTGCCAGTGAATCAGAGAAGAAGGCAATGCTTAGAGGTCTTAAGGATATATTGGAGGTTTACTTTAATGAGAATCCTAAGATTGGAAAGGATATCTATAAGACTATCATGAGGCTGGAGGAGGTAGGCGAGTTAATCGACCAAATAGCCATTAACCTGCCCTTAACCCTGGAGGATAAACAGAGCTTACTGGAATCGGCAGAGGTTTTTGTGCGCTATGAGAAGATTATGGTTATCCTGACGGAAGAGATCGATATCATTCGTATCCGCAAAGACCTTCAGGGAAAAGTGAAGGAAAAAGTCGATAAGAACCAGAAGGAATACATTCTAAGAGAACAGCTCAAGCTTATAAGAGAGGAACTTGGAGAGTCCAACAGTGCTGCTGATGCAGATAACTATCTGATAGCAGCAGAGAAATTAAAGGCAGCTCCGGAAGTCAAAGAAAAGATAGTCAAAGAAATCGAACGCTTTAAAAATGTTTCAGGAAGCTCCTCGGAGGGAGCCGTCGTAAGAGGTTATATTGAGACGTTATTAAGTCTTCCCTGGGATAAGGTTAGTGAGGACAAACAAGATATCAAAAATGCAGAAATTATCTTAAACCGTGAACATTACGGTTTGGAAAAGGTTAAAGAGAGGATTCTTGAGTTCCTTGCTGTCAGAGTACTGACCCGGAAAGGAGAGAGTCCCATTCTCTGTCTGGTTGGTCCTCCGGGAACCGGTAAGACCTCCATTGCCAATTCTGTAGCAAGAGCTCTGAACAAAGAATATGTACGTATCAGTCTTGGCGGAGTAAGAGATGAAGCCGAAATCAGAGGACACAGAAGAACTTATGTGGGAGCGATGCCTGGAAGAATCATTACAGGTCTTAAAAATGCTGGGGTTAAGAATCCGCTGATGCTTCTGGATGAAATAGATAAGGTTAGCAGCGATTATAAAGGGGATACTTCTGCTGCACTATTGGAAGTACTTGATTCTGAGCAGAATAAAAAGTTCGTGGATCATTATGTAGAGCTACCGGTAGATTTATCAGAAGTACTCTTTATTGCCACCGCTAATTCCCTACAGGGAATTGCCAAACCCCTTCTGGACAGAATGGAAGTCATCGAAGTCAGCAGTTATACGGAGAATGAGAAATTTCATATTGTTAAGAAGCATCTGCTATCAAAGCAGATTACCCGTAATGGTCTGACTGGCAAACAGATAACCGTATCCGACAAAGCAATTACAAAAATCATCACAGGCTATACCAAAGAAGCTGGTGTACGAAATCTGGAGAGAAGACTTGGTGCAATCTGCCGGAAAGCGGCCAAGGAAATTGTAAGCAATAACACGGAAAAAGTACGTGTTAATGATAAAAACCTGGAGAAATTCCTGGGTAAGCAAAGATACTTCTTCCAACAGGCTAATGAAAAGGATGAGATTGGTATCGTAAGAGGGCTTGCCTGGACAAGCGTAGGCGGAGATACCCTGCAGATAGAAGTCAATGTAATGCCTGGAAAAGGTAAATTCGAACTTACTGGTCAGCTTGGTGATGTCATGAAAGAATCTGCCAGAGCGGGCATCAGCTATATTCGTTCCGTAAGCAATGAATATGAAATCAGTGTGGATTATTTTGATAAGCATGATATTCATATTCACATTCCGGAAGGGGCAGTACCAAAGGATGGACCATCAGCGGGTATTACAATGGCAACTGCCATGCTCTCAGCTATAACTGGCAAACCGGTAAAGGCTGATACTGCAATGACCGGTGAGATTACTCTTAGAGGCAGAGTGCTGCCAATCGGAGGCCTGAAGGAAAAGATATTAGCAGCTAAAACTGCTCATATGAAGCAGGTTTTGGTTCCCTTTCAGAATAAGAAAGACCTTGAGGAAATATCAGCAGAAATACTGGAAGGTATTGATCTCAAATTTGTAGATAACATGGCGGAAGTAATAAAATATGCCTTTGCATAA